AACTTCGGGAATGACGCCAACATCGGTGCGGTGGTGCGGGCCGCCAACGCCTTCGCCGTCGACACCGTGCACATCGTCGGCCGGCGCCGGTGGAACCGGCGGGGCGCCATGGTCACCGACCGCTATCAGCGGTTGCGCCACCACGACACCACCGCCGAATTGTTGTCGTTCGCCGCCGATGCCGGGCTGACCGTCGTCGCCGTCGACAACGTGCCCGGCGCCGTGCGGCTGGAACAGACCGAACTACCCCGCGACTGCCTGCTGATCTTCGGCCAGGAAGGACCCGGCATCACCCCGGAGGCGCAGGCCGGGGCCGCCGTCACGGTCTCCATCGCGCAGTTCGGCTCGACCCGCAGCATCAACGCCGGGGTCGCGGCCGGAATTGCCATGCACGCGTGGATCAGTCGTCACGCGGATTTTTCGCAGGCCTGGTAACTCAGAAGGGCACCGTCGGAAGGTATTTGCCGTCCAGGGTGATCACGGCGCGTTCGCCGCCTTCCGGATCGGCGACCTTTCGCACGTCGAGCTTGAAGTTGATCGCGCTGATGATGCCGTCACCGAACTTCTCGTGGACCAACGCCTTCAGCGTGGTGCCGTAGACCTGCAGCATCTCGTAGAAGCGGTAGATCGTCGGGTCGGTGGGAACCCCGCCGGGAATCGAGCCGCGGGTCGGGATGGTCTGCAGTAGCCGCGCGGCGTCGTCGTCGAGCCCGAGCAGCGCGGCAACGGCGACGGCCGACCGGGCCGGCAGCGCGTGCTGGCCCAGCACGGCGGCGGTCACGAACGCGGTTGAGAGTTCGGCAGCGTCGGCGATCTGCTGCCAGGTCAGGTCCTTGCGAGTCTTGGCCTCGACCGCGGCGGCGGCCAGCGCCTGACGGGCGGTCGGATCGAATTGGGCGTGCACCATTGGCGGTGTCCTTTCCGTGTGGTGACGCCGCGCGGACGCGGCATACATGACACCACCTTGCGTGGCGATTCCTATAGCGTCCAATACGTAGTTGAGATCAGAGCTATAGATGACATCTATTGAATTGTCCGGCCCGCCTGCGGCGCGTAGCGCACCGCGGTCTCGCCGAATGCCCGCGCCGCGACGGACT
The genomic region above belongs to Mycolicibacterium sp. HK-90 and contains:
- a CDS encoding RNA methyltransferase, with product MAEAVGPSEWGESPGVGPWEGPLPSGDDAARYDPELLRDGDTRNVVDAYRYWTREAIIADIDRRRHPLHIAIENFGNDANIGAVVRAANAFAVDTVHIVGRRRWNRRGAMVTDRYQRLRHHDTTAELLSFAADAGLTVVAVDNVPGAVRLEQTELPRDCLLIFGQEGPGITPEAQAGAAVTVSIAQFGSTRSINAGVAAGIAMHAWISRHADFSQAW
- the cynS gene encoding cyanase, whose amino-acid sequence is MVHAQFDPTARQALAAAAVEAKTRKDLTWQQIADAAELSTAFVTAAVLGQHALPARSAVAVAALLGLDDDAARLLQTIPTRGSIPGGVPTDPTIYRFYEMLQVYGTTLKALVHEKFGDGIISAINFKLDVRKVADPEGGERAVITLDGKYLPTVPF